The nucleotide sequence TGGTGAGGAGGACGACGAACGCGATGTTCGACTGATTCGTCAGATACGCGAAGAAGTTCTGGCTCGCGATGGTGTTCGACGCCAGTCCCCAGGCGAGGCGATGGATGAGCGCGACGAGACAGACGGCGGCGGCGGCGAGTCGGAGCAGGCCGAAGACGGTGCGCTGCGTCACCGTCGCTTCGTCCTTTCCGCCATCCGCCGAGTCTACGGAGCCGACCCGGGGTGACGCCGCATCAGGCCGCCGCGCCGGGTCAGGCGCGGGTGGGTCTGGGGGCCTGTTCTTGGGTGAGGGCTTGTTCTCGCGGTGTGGCCTGACATCACGTGAGGGCCTGATGGTGCGTGAGGGCCTGTTCTCGCGGGGTGGGTCAGCGGCGCGGGGCGCGCGTCGACCACAGGGCCAGCGCGATCAACGCCGGCTGGAAGAACAGCCGCACGAAGCGCTTCATGTCGGTGTCGAGGCCGAAGCCGTCGCGATGATGCATCCACTGCGCCACGTTGCCGGGGAAGACCGCGGCGAAGAAGAGGGCGGCGACGGTGCCGACCGTGCGACGGCGGCGATGGTCGAAGAGCAGGGCGGAGCCGAGCGCGACCTCGGCGACACCGGACGCGAGCACCGTGGTGTCCGGATCGAGCGGCAGCGACTCCGGCACCTGCGCCTGGAACTCCCTGCGGGCGAACGTGAGGTGCGAGACGCCGGCGAACACGAGCGAGGCGCCGAGGAAGATCCGGCCGATGGTGCGGGGAGTCGACATGGTGCGAGTGTACGCCTCGCCGTCTCCGTCAGATCAGGCGGCGGAGCGCTTCTTCGAGGGTGATGCCCTGCGCTTCGGCGCGGTCCCGGAGGCGCGCGTGTTCGTCGGGCGACAGCGGGAGCTGGAGCACGATGGGGTCGTCCTGCGCGAGGTCGAGTCCGTCGAGGAGGTCGGAGGTCTCGGCCCACAGTGGCGCGGCGAACTCCGCCTCGGCGACTGGCGCCGAGGCGCGGGACGAGGGTGCCGTCGAGGAGGATGCCGGGGCTT is from Microbacterium sp. BLY and encodes:
- a CDS encoding MauE/DoxX family redox-associated membrane protein; this encodes MSTPRTIGRIFLGASLVFAGVSHLTFARREFQAQVPESLPLDPDTTVLASGVAEVALGSALLFDHRRRRTVGTVAALFFAAVFPGNVAQWMHHRDGFGLDTDMKRFVRLFFQPALIALALWSTRAPRR